A region of Gemmatimonadota bacterium DNA encodes the following proteins:
- a CDS encoding gluconate 2-dehydrogenase subunit 3 family protein, whose amino-acid sequence MLRRDLLRLLGGVSALAAIPTEDLFALGESTHAGLRANTAGLGFFDAHQLQTVASAADRIIPTTETPGAREADCHRFAEKIIADHYDTTRQKRFITGLVDLDSRSSTLAQKLFVDLTPQQQDSVLAGVEKETLASTTPAASFWRDLKYLTIYGYYTSRIGIQDELEVNFYPGRFDGCAPLEAK is encoded by the coding sequence ATGCTCCGTCGCGACCTTCTCCGCCTGCTGGGCGGGGTTTCTGCGCTCGCCGCGATCCCCACCGAGGACCTCTTCGCCCTCGGTGAGTCGACGCACGCCGGGCTCCGCGCCAATACCGCCGGGCTCGGCTTCTTCGACGCGCACCAACTGCAGACGGTGGCCTCGGCGGCCGATCGGATCATTCCAACGACCGAGACGCCCGGCGCCCGCGAGGCCGACTGTCATCGGTTCGCCGAGAAGATCATTGCTGACCATTACGACACCACGCGGCAGAAGCGCTTCATCACGGGGTTGGTCGATCTCGACAGCCGGAGCAGCACACTGGCGCAGAAGCTCTTTGTCGACCTCACACCCCAGCAGCAGGACTCGGTGCTTGCCGGAGTGGAGAAGGAGACGCTGGCCTCGACCACACCGGCCGCCTCCTTCTGGCGTGACCTCAAGTATCTCACCATCTACGGCTACTACACCTCGCGCATCGGGATCCAGGACGAGCTCGAGGTGA